A genomic segment from Phragmites australis chromosome 6, lpPhrAust1.1, whole genome shotgun sequence encodes:
- the LOC133920970 gene encoding uncharacterized protein LOC133920970 isoform X2, with protein sequence MHPRTTAHSLTPNGAHAFLPPHASASFLHTPSLPLPSPISASIAAKPRSKGVVSAGESARGAARVAKSQAGMETPRLVLGAALRAPPPTSQFRHRRLPRPRVAAHCLLFARAPRPTPLTRCSYSRKGKGNSQGKPGRESSSTVRLDAEANSDQGTNLADEQRKGDIRELFSQAQRNILYLNKQRLVAMEELKKLQDENKLLLQDIEALETEAQGFPLEAAQSSSFCELLLRIDTMTISGMISTEVASDLRKKVVDNRSTVQSAFSDIHHKPNTELLSELRLFLRKPTEKPLHVVHICIEMDPVASCGSLSAYVAGLSCALRTKGNLVEVILPKYTSLNVDIIHGLRKAEAEYESYFGGLWHKNRIWTGISSGVGIILIEPVQHSYFNRDMLSGYPDDFERFSYFSRASLDYIVKSGKQPDILHIHNWETAIVAPLFWDIFAHQGLGNTRILLTCQDLNSQCLEEPNKLELCGLDPHNLHRADRLQDPNKTHLVNILKGGIVYSNKVVLMSSIHSKDVLIQDLRHGLEATLAAHQEKILVASHGLDGELWDPSKDIYLPWRYSANDIEGKSVCRGALKRRLGFRSCSSIVVGCICDGDSDIHNLNEAVHVALSRSAQVIFMEKLGSVGNSALKEELKFINQGDKITFVEAYDEALAHLIFAGSDIILCSSFQDPSLQIAMKAIKYGSVPVQINFPSDGSSESKLHDNSRSLQYGSRLSEGHGCRNRAMSQYIISTYGDLSLYQALDGFKNDPSRWDQRIKDGIAKGLEWDAECYDLHWEAYSFIRQL encoded by the exons ATGCACCCCCGCACCACCGCTCACTCGCTCACTCCCAACGGCGCGCACGCATTCCTCCCTCCGCACGCTTCCGCTTCCTTCCTCCACACTCCTTCACTTCCTCTCCCTTCTCCGATCAGTGCAAGCATCGCCGCGAAACCTAGATCAAAGGGTGTCGTGTCAGCCGGCGAATCGGCGAGAGGCGCGGCGCGTGTAGCTAAGAGTCAGGCAGGCATGGAGACGCCGCGCCTCGTGCTCGGAGCGGCGTTGCGAGCCCCACCACCAACTTCTCAATTCCGgcaccgccgcctcccgcgGCCGCGCGTCGCTGCACACTGCCTCCTCTTCGCGCGCGCCCCACGCCCTACGCCTCTCACCCGGTGCTCCTACTCCAG GAAAGGGAAAGGCAATTCTCAAGGTAAGCCCGGTCGCGAGAGCTCCAGTACCGTCCG GTTGGACGCCGAAGCAAATAGCGACCAG GGAACAAATTTGGCTGATGAGCAACGTAAGGGTGACATTCGGGAGCTCTTCAGCCAGGCTCAGCGGA ATATCCTGTACCTGAACAAGCAGAGGCTTGTGGCCATGGAGGAGCTGAAGAAACTGCAAGATGAAAATAAATTGCTTCTTCAGGACATAGAAGCACTAGAAACGGAAGCACAAG GTTTTCCTTTAGAAGCAGCACAATCATCAAGTTTCTGTGAGTTACTCCTGCGGATAGATACGATGACCATTTCTGGAATGATCAGCACGGAAGTAGCATCTGATTTAAGAAAGAAAGTTGTCGATAATCGAAGCACTGTACAAAGTGCCTTTTCTGATATTCATCATAAGCCAAATACTGAACTGCTGTCAGAATTGCGACTCTTTCTGCGTAAACCAACAGA GAAACCTCTTCATGTTGTGCACATCTGCATCGAAATGGATCCAGTAGCATCATGTGGATCATTATCGGCCTATGTTGCTGGTTTATCTTGTGCGCTACGAACAAAGGGTAACTTGGTGGAGGTCATACTGCCCAA GTACACCAGCTTAAATGTGGACATAATTCATGGTCTGAGGAAAGCTGAGGCAGAGTATGAATCTTATTTTGGCGGCCTTTGGCATAAAAACAGAATATGGACAGG TATATCAAGTGGTGTTGGTATTATACTTATCGAACCAGTTCAACACTCCTATTTCAATCGTGATATGTTAAGTGGCTACCCTGATGACTTTGAGCG attttcctatttttctCGTGCGTCGTTGGATTATATTGTAAAATCTGGAAAGCAGCCAGACATTTTACACATACATAACTGGGAAACTGCTATCGTGGCACCACTTTTCTGGGATATATTTGCTCACCAG GGGCTTGGGAACACTCGAATATTACTGACATGCCAAGACTTGAATTCACAA TGCCTAGAGGAGCCAAATAAGTTGGAGCTGTGTGGGCTTGATCCTCATAACCTTCATCGTGCTGACCGTCTTCAGGATCCTAATAAGACACATCTTGTTAATATTCTAAAG GGAGGAATTGTTTACTCAAATAAAGTTGTTTTAATGTCCTCAATCCATTCGAAAGATGTTCTTATCCAGGATTTGAGACATGGGTTGGAAGCAACATTAGCTGCACATCA gGAGAAGATACTGGTTGCTTCTCATGGATTGGATGGTGAACTTTGGGACCCATCCAAAGACATTTATCTTCCTTGGCGGTATTCTGCCAATGATATTGAGGGAAAGTCTGTTTGCAGAGGAGCACTTAAGCGGCGCCTTGGGTTCCGCAGTTGCTCATCCATTGTA GTAGGATGTATCTGTGATGGTGATTCAGATATTCATAATCTCAATGAAGCAGTTCATGTTGCTCTGAGCAGAAGTGCTCAG GTCATCTTCATGGAAAAGTTAGGGTCTGTTGGGAACTCAGCATTAAAGGAAGAGTTAAAG TTTATCAATCAGGGAGACAAAATAACATTCGTTGAGGCATACGACGAGGCCCTTGCACACTTAATATTTGCAGGCTCTGATATCATTCTTTGCTCTTCCTTTCAAGATCCATCTCTGCAAATAGCG ATGAAGGCAATAAAGTATGGATCTGTGCCAGTACAGATAAACTTTCCCAGTGATGGATCAAG TGAGTCAAAACTGCATGACAACAGCAGAAGCTTACAGTATGGATCAAG GCTGTCTGAGGGACATGGTTGCCGCAACAGAGCAATGTCTCAGTACATCATCTCAACCTACGGAGACTTGTCTCTTTATCAAGCACTTGATGGCTTT AAGAATGATCCTTCCCGCTGGGATCAGCGGATTAAGGATGGGATCGCTAAGGGCTTAGAATGGGACGCTGAGTGTTATGACCTTCATTGGGAGGCCTATTCCTTTATAAGGCAGCTGTGA
- the LOC133920970 gene encoding uncharacterized protein LOC133920970 isoform X1, with the protein MHPRTTAHSLTPNGAHAFLPPHASASFLHTPSLPLPSPISASIAAKPRSKGVVSAGESARGAARVAKSQAGMETPRLVLGAALRAPPPTSQFRHRRLPRPRVAAHCLLFARAPRPTPLTRCSYSRKGKGNSQGKPGRESSSTVRLDAEANSDQGTNLADEQRKGDIRELFSQAQRNILYLNKQRLVAMEELKKLQDENKLLLQDIEALETEAQGFPLEAAQSSSFCELLLRIDTMTISGMISTEVASDLRKKVVDNRSTVQSAFSDIHHKPNTELLSELRLFLRKPTEKPLHVVHICIEMDPVASCGSLSAYVAGLSCALRTKGNLVEVILPKYTSLNVDIIHGLRKAEAEYESYFGGLWHKNRIWTGISSGVGIILIEPVQHSYFNRDMLSGYPDDFERFSYFSRASLDYIVKSGKQPDILHIHNWETAIVAPLFWDIFAHQGLGNTRILLTCQDLNSQCLEEPNKLELCGLDPHNLHRADRLQDPNKTHLVNILKGGIVYSNKVVLMSSIHSKDVLIQDLRHGLEATLAAHQEKILVASHGLDGELWDPSKDIYLPWRYSANDIEGKSVCRGALKRRLGFRSCSSIVVGCICDGDSDIHNLNEAVHVALSRSAQVIFMEKLGSVGNSALKEELKFVQFINQGDKITFVEAYDEALAHLIFAGSDIILCSSFQDPSLQIAMKAIKYGSVPVQINFPSDGSSESKLHDNSRSLQYGSRLSEGHGCRNRAMSQYIISTYGDLSLYQALDGFKNDPSRWDQRIKDGIAKGLEWDAECYDLHWEAYSFIRQL; encoded by the exons ATGCACCCCCGCACCACCGCTCACTCGCTCACTCCCAACGGCGCGCACGCATTCCTCCCTCCGCACGCTTCCGCTTCCTTCCTCCACACTCCTTCACTTCCTCTCCCTTCTCCGATCAGTGCAAGCATCGCCGCGAAACCTAGATCAAAGGGTGTCGTGTCAGCCGGCGAATCGGCGAGAGGCGCGGCGCGTGTAGCTAAGAGTCAGGCAGGCATGGAGACGCCGCGCCTCGTGCTCGGAGCGGCGTTGCGAGCCCCACCACCAACTTCTCAATTCCGgcaccgccgcctcccgcgGCCGCGCGTCGCTGCACACTGCCTCCTCTTCGCGCGCGCCCCACGCCCTACGCCTCTCACCCGGTGCTCCTACTCCAG GAAAGGGAAAGGCAATTCTCAAGGTAAGCCCGGTCGCGAGAGCTCCAGTACCGTCCG GTTGGACGCCGAAGCAAATAGCGACCAG GGAACAAATTTGGCTGATGAGCAACGTAAGGGTGACATTCGGGAGCTCTTCAGCCAGGCTCAGCGGA ATATCCTGTACCTGAACAAGCAGAGGCTTGTGGCCATGGAGGAGCTGAAGAAACTGCAAGATGAAAATAAATTGCTTCTTCAGGACATAGAAGCACTAGAAACGGAAGCACAAG GTTTTCCTTTAGAAGCAGCACAATCATCAAGTTTCTGTGAGTTACTCCTGCGGATAGATACGATGACCATTTCTGGAATGATCAGCACGGAAGTAGCATCTGATTTAAGAAAGAAAGTTGTCGATAATCGAAGCACTGTACAAAGTGCCTTTTCTGATATTCATCATAAGCCAAATACTGAACTGCTGTCAGAATTGCGACTCTTTCTGCGTAAACCAACAGA GAAACCTCTTCATGTTGTGCACATCTGCATCGAAATGGATCCAGTAGCATCATGTGGATCATTATCGGCCTATGTTGCTGGTTTATCTTGTGCGCTACGAACAAAGGGTAACTTGGTGGAGGTCATACTGCCCAA GTACACCAGCTTAAATGTGGACATAATTCATGGTCTGAGGAAAGCTGAGGCAGAGTATGAATCTTATTTTGGCGGCCTTTGGCATAAAAACAGAATATGGACAGG TATATCAAGTGGTGTTGGTATTATACTTATCGAACCAGTTCAACACTCCTATTTCAATCGTGATATGTTAAGTGGCTACCCTGATGACTTTGAGCG attttcctatttttctCGTGCGTCGTTGGATTATATTGTAAAATCTGGAAAGCAGCCAGACATTTTACACATACATAACTGGGAAACTGCTATCGTGGCACCACTTTTCTGGGATATATTTGCTCACCAG GGGCTTGGGAACACTCGAATATTACTGACATGCCAAGACTTGAATTCACAA TGCCTAGAGGAGCCAAATAAGTTGGAGCTGTGTGGGCTTGATCCTCATAACCTTCATCGTGCTGACCGTCTTCAGGATCCTAATAAGACACATCTTGTTAATATTCTAAAG GGAGGAATTGTTTACTCAAATAAAGTTGTTTTAATGTCCTCAATCCATTCGAAAGATGTTCTTATCCAGGATTTGAGACATGGGTTGGAAGCAACATTAGCTGCACATCA gGAGAAGATACTGGTTGCTTCTCATGGATTGGATGGTGAACTTTGGGACCCATCCAAAGACATTTATCTTCCTTGGCGGTATTCTGCCAATGATATTGAGGGAAAGTCTGTTTGCAGAGGAGCACTTAAGCGGCGCCTTGGGTTCCGCAGTTGCTCATCCATTGTA GTAGGATGTATCTGTGATGGTGATTCAGATATTCATAATCTCAATGAAGCAGTTCATGTTGCTCTGAGCAGAAGTGCTCAG GTCATCTTCATGGAAAAGTTAGGGTCTGTTGGGAACTCAGCATTAAAGGAAGAGTTAAAG TTTGTTCAGTTTATCAATCAGGGAGACAAAATAACATTCGTTGAGGCATACGACGAGGCCCTTGCACACTTAATATTTGCAGGCTCTGATATCATTCTTTGCTCTTCCTTTCAAGATCCATCTCTGCAAATAGCG ATGAAGGCAATAAAGTATGGATCTGTGCCAGTACAGATAAACTTTCCCAGTGATGGATCAAG TGAGTCAAAACTGCATGACAACAGCAGAAGCTTACAGTATGGATCAAG GCTGTCTGAGGGACATGGTTGCCGCAACAGAGCAATGTCTCAGTACATCATCTCAACCTACGGAGACTTGTCTCTTTATCAAGCACTTGATGGCTTT AAGAATGATCCTTCCCGCTGGGATCAGCGGATTAAGGATGGGATCGCTAAGGGCTTAGAATGGGACGCTGAGTGTTATGACCTTCATTGGGAGGCCTATTCCTTTATAAGGCAGCTGTGA
- the LOC133920970 gene encoding uncharacterized protein LOC133920970 isoform X3 produces the protein MHPRTTAHSLTPNGAHAFLPPHASASFLHTPSLPLPSPISASIAAKPRSKGVVSAGESARGAARVAKSQAGMETPRLVLGAALRAPPPTSQFRHRRLPRPRVAAHCLLFARAPRPTPLTRCSYSRKGKGNSQGKPGRESSSTVRLDAEANSDQGTNLADEQRKGDIRELFSQAQRNILYLNKQRLVAMEELKKLQDENKLLLQDIEALETEAQGFPLEAAQSSSFCELLLRIDTMTISGMISTEVASDLRKKVVDNRSTVQSAFSDIHHKPNTELLSELRLFLRKPTEKPLHVVHICIEMDPVASCGSLSAYVAGLSCALRTKGNLVEVILPKYTSLNVDIIHGLRKAEAEYESYFGGLWHKNRIWTGISSGVGIILIEPVQHSYFNRDMLSGYPDDFERFSYFSRASLDYIVKSGKQPDILHIHNWETAIVAPLFWDIFAHQGLGNTRILLTCQDLNSQCLEEPNKLELCGLDPHNLHRADRLQDPNKTHLVNILKGGIVYSNKVVLMSSIHSKDVLIQDLRHGLEATLAAHQEKILVASHGLDGELWDPSKDIYLPWRYSANDIEGKSVCRGALKRRLGFRSCSSIVVGCICDGDSDIHNLNEAVHVALSRSAQVIFMEKLGSVGNSALKEELKGDKITFVEAYDEALAHLIFAGSDIILCSSFQDPSLQIAMKAIKYGSVPVQINFPSDGSSESKLHDNSRSLQYGSRLSEGHGCRNRAMSQYIISTYGDLSLYQALDGFKNDPSRWDQRIKDGIAKGLEWDAECYDLHWEAYSFIRQL, from the exons ATGCACCCCCGCACCACCGCTCACTCGCTCACTCCCAACGGCGCGCACGCATTCCTCCCTCCGCACGCTTCCGCTTCCTTCCTCCACACTCCTTCACTTCCTCTCCCTTCTCCGATCAGTGCAAGCATCGCCGCGAAACCTAGATCAAAGGGTGTCGTGTCAGCCGGCGAATCGGCGAGAGGCGCGGCGCGTGTAGCTAAGAGTCAGGCAGGCATGGAGACGCCGCGCCTCGTGCTCGGAGCGGCGTTGCGAGCCCCACCACCAACTTCTCAATTCCGgcaccgccgcctcccgcgGCCGCGCGTCGCTGCACACTGCCTCCTCTTCGCGCGCGCCCCACGCCCTACGCCTCTCACCCGGTGCTCCTACTCCAG GAAAGGGAAAGGCAATTCTCAAGGTAAGCCCGGTCGCGAGAGCTCCAGTACCGTCCG GTTGGACGCCGAAGCAAATAGCGACCAG GGAACAAATTTGGCTGATGAGCAACGTAAGGGTGACATTCGGGAGCTCTTCAGCCAGGCTCAGCGGA ATATCCTGTACCTGAACAAGCAGAGGCTTGTGGCCATGGAGGAGCTGAAGAAACTGCAAGATGAAAATAAATTGCTTCTTCAGGACATAGAAGCACTAGAAACGGAAGCACAAG GTTTTCCTTTAGAAGCAGCACAATCATCAAGTTTCTGTGAGTTACTCCTGCGGATAGATACGATGACCATTTCTGGAATGATCAGCACGGAAGTAGCATCTGATTTAAGAAAGAAAGTTGTCGATAATCGAAGCACTGTACAAAGTGCCTTTTCTGATATTCATCATAAGCCAAATACTGAACTGCTGTCAGAATTGCGACTCTTTCTGCGTAAACCAACAGA GAAACCTCTTCATGTTGTGCACATCTGCATCGAAATGGATCCAGTAGCATCATGTGGATCATTATCGGCCTATGTTGCTGGTTTATCTTGTGCGCTACGAACAAAGGGTAACTTGGTGGAGGTCATACTGCCCAA GTACACCAGCTTAAATGTGGACATAATTCATGGTCTGAGGAAAGCTGAGGCAGAGTATGAATCTTATTTTGGCGGCCTTTGGCATAAAAACAGAATATGGACAGG TATATCAAGTGGTGTTGGTATTATACTTATCGAACCAGTTCAACACTCCTATTTCAATCGTGATATGTTAAGTGGCTACCCTGATGACTTTGAGCG attttcctatttttctCGTGCGTCGTTGGATTATATTGTAAAATCTGGAAAGCAGCCAGACATTTTACACATACATAACTGGGAAACTGCTATCGTGGCACCACTTTTCTGGGATATATTTGCTCACCAG GGGCTTGGGAACACTCGAATATTACTGACATGCCAAGACTTGAATTCACAA TGCCTAGAGGAGCCAAATAAGTTGGAGCTGTGTGGGCTTGATCCTCATAACCTTCATCGTGCTGACCGTCTTCAGGATCCTAATAAGACACATCTTGTTAATATTCTAAAG GGAGGAATTGTTTACTCAAATAAAGTTGTTTTAATGTCCTCAATCCATTCGAAAGATGTTCTTATCCAGGATTTGAGACATGGGTTGGAAGCAACATTAGCTGCACATCA gGAGAAGATACTGGTTGCTTCTCATGGATTGGATGGTGAACTTTGGGACCCATCCAAAGACATTTATCTTCCTTGGCGGTATTCTGCCAATGATATTGAGGGAAAGTCTGTTTGCAGAGGAGCACTTAAGCGGCGCCTTGGGTTCCGCAGTTGCTCATCCATTGTA GTAGGATGTATCTGTGATGGTGATTCAGATATTCATAATCTCAATGAAGCAGTTCATGTTGCTCTGAGCAGAAGTGCTCAG GTCATCTTCATGGAAAAGTTAGGGTCTGTTGGGAACTCAGCATTAAAGGAAGAGTTAAAG GGAGACAAAATAACATTCGTTGAGGCATACGACGAGGCCCTTGCACACTTAATATTTGCAGGCTCTGATATCATTCTTTGCTCTTCCTTTCAAGATCCATCTCTGCAAATAGCG ATGAAGGCAATAAAGTATGGATCTGTGCCAGTACAGATAAACTTTCCCAGTGATGGATCAAG TGAGTCAAAACTGCATGACAACAGCAGAAGCTTACAGTATGGATCAAG GCTGTCTGAGGGACATGGTTGCCGCAACAGAGCAATGTCTCAGTACATCATCTCAACCTACGGAGACTTGTCTCTTTATCAAGCACTTGATGGCTTT AAGAATGATCCTTCCCGCTGGGATCAGCGGATTAAGGATGGGATCGCTAAGGGCTTAGAATGGGACGCTGAGTGTTATGACCTTCATTGGGAGGCCTATTCCTTTATAAGGCAGCTGTGA